In the genome of Sebastes umbrosus isolate fSebUmb1 chromosome 14, fSebUmb1.pri, whole genome shotgun sequence, one region contains:
- the LOC119501622 gene encoding zinc finger protein 646-like isoform X2: MYARTNTGSTHGDFQDRNGVNYVTSTESFGHCSQLFWKKDPNDSGPNSTISWCDQLPSSSAALSSSSLSSASLSSSSLTLESRATAPVPAAPTTTSDDMDSDERPYVCDLCTCAYKHASSLLNHKLTHKIGDFRCDFCSKPYTNYMSLRNHMRIHGQKRYMCDLCGKAFRLARYLRNHQRIHDDGPNRFDCPSCCKSYRTMLELAQHRCTAASSNQNRFNCPSCFKSYRTMLDLAQHQCSAAAKNQSGGRRSFSTNARRQQQQQQQQQQQQQQQQQQQQNSANSMMQPQHGGHGQQEPLPSHCVSPMSQGGQGGVTSQSVPDPHQGRPSSVSSQSSQQSMRSSSSNKHISSSSATPSSSYSLLQPLVPEVKELSLGYTRLSANPMPKHQETFSLAPQRPLTTINPIGHSLHPNGAPTLKPSPVPRTIQAMPWEQRSLYNQ; encoded by the exons ATGTACGCCAGGACAAATACCGGCAGCACACACGGAGACTTCCAGGACAGAAACGGAGTGAATTATGTGACATCGACAGAGTCTTTCGGCCACTGCTCTCAACTGTTCTGGAAAAAGGATCCGAACGACTCCGGA CCGAATTCAACCATCAGCTGGTGCGATCAGCTCCCTTCCTCCTCGGCAGCCCTCTCCAGTTCCAGTCTCTCCTCAGCGTCACTCTCCAGCTCCAGTCTCACCTTGGAGTCCCGAGCAACGGCGCCAGTGCCTGCGGCGCCAACGACGACGTCAGACGACATGGACTCAGACGAGAGGCCGTACGTCTGCGACCTGTGCACCTGCGCCTACAAGCACGCCAGTTCCCTGCTCAACCACAAGCTCACCCACAAGATTGGAGACTTCAG GTGCGACTTTTGCAGCAAGCCCTACACCAACTACATGTCCCTGCGCAACCACATGCGAATCCACGGTCAGAAGCGCTACATGTGCGACCTATGTGGGAAGGCCTTCCGTCTGGCCCGGTACCTCCGTAACCACCAGAGGATCCACGACGACGGGCCCAACCGCTTCGACTGTCCCTCCTGCTGCAAGAGCTACAGGACCATGCTGGAGCTGGCCCAGCACCGCTGCACCGCTGCTTCATCCAACCAG AACCGGTTCAACTGCCCGTCCTGCTTTAAGAGCTACCGAACCATGCTGGACCTGGCCCAGCACCAGTGCAGCGCCGCGGCCAAAAACCAG TCTGGTGGTCGTCGTTCTTTCTCCACCAATGCTCgccgtcagcagcagcagcagcagcagcagcagcagcagcagcagcaacaacaacaacaacagcagaacaGCGCTAACTCCATGATGCAACCGCAGCATGGAGGACACGGCCAGCAGGAACCTCTGCCCTCCCACTGCGTCTCCCCCATGTCCCAGGGAGGGCAGGGGGGTGTAACCAGCCAGTCTGTGCCTGATCCCCACCAG GGCCGTCCCAGCTCAGTGTCCTCCCAGAGCAGCCAGCAGAGCATGAGGAGCTCGTCCTCCAACAAAcacatctcctcctccagtgCCACCCCGTCCTCCTCTTACTCCCTGCTCCAGCCCCTGGTGCCTGAGGTAAAGGAGCTGAGCTTGGGATACACTAGGCTGAGCGCCAACCCCATG CCGAAGCACCAGGAGACCTTCTCTCTGGCTCCCCAGCGGCCCCTCACCACCATCAACCCCATCGGCCACTCCCTCCATCCGAACGGAGCGCCCACGCTCAAGCCTTCCCCTGTGCCCCGCACCATCCAGGCCATGCCCTGGGAGCAGCGCTCTCTCTACAATCAATGA
- the LOC119501622 gene encoding zinc finger protein 646-like isoform X3, producing the protein MYARTNTGSTHGDFQDRNGVNYVTSTESFGHCSQLFWKKDPNDSGPNSTISWCDQLPSSSAALSSSSLSSASLSSSSLTLESRATAPVPAAPTTTSDDMDSDERPYVCDLCTCAYKHASSLLNHKLTHKIGDFRCDFCSKPYTNYMSLRNHMRIHGQKRYMCDLCGKAFRLARYLRNHQRIHDDGPNRFDCPSCCKSYRTMLELAQHRCTAASSNQNRFNCPSCFKSYRTMLDLAQHQCSAAAKNQSGGRRSFSTNARRQQQQQQQQQQQQQQQQQQQQNSANSMMQPQHGGHGQQEPLPSHCVSPMSQGGQGGVTSQSVPDPHQQGRPSSVSSQSSQQSMRSSSSNKHISSSSATPSSSYSLLQPLVPEPKHQETFSLAPQRPLTTINPIGHSLHPNGAPTLKPSPVPRTIQAMPWEQRSLYNQ; encoded by the exons ATGTACGCCAGGACAAATACCGGCAGCACACACGGAGACTTCCAGGACAGAAACGGAGTGAATTATGTGACATCGACAGAGTCTTTCGGCCACTGCTCTCAACTGTTCTGGAAAAAGGATCCGAACGACTCCGGA CCGAATTCAACCATCAGCTGGTGCGATCAGCTCCCTTCCTCCTCGGCAGCCCTCTCCAGTTCCAGTCTCTCCTCAGCGTCACTCTCCAGCTCCAGTCTCACCTTGGAGTCCCGAGCAACGGCGCCAGTGCCTGCGGCGCCAACGACGACGTCAGACGACATGGACTCAGACGAGAGGCCGTACGTCTGCGACCTGTGCACCTGCGCCTACAAGCACGCCAGTTCCCTGCTCAACCACAAGCTCACCCACAAGATTGGAGACTTCAG GTGCGACTTTTGCAGCAAGCCCTACACCAACTACATGTCCCTGCGCAACCACATGCGAATCCACGGTCAGAAGCGCTACATGTGCGACCTATGTGGGAAGGCCTTCCGTCTGGCCCGGTACCTCCGTAACCACCAGAGGATCCACGACGACGGGCCCAACCGCTTCGACTGTCCCTCCTGCTGCAAGAGCTACAGGACCATGCTGGAGCTGGCCCAGCACCGCTGCACCGCTGCTTCATCCAACCAG AACCGGTTCAACTGCCCGTCCTGCTTTAAGAGCTACCGAACCATGCTGGACCTGGCCCAGCACCAGTGCAGCGCCGCGGCCAAAAACCAG TCTGGTGGTCGTCGTTCTTTCTCCACCAATGCTCgccgtcagcagcagcagcagcagcagcagcagcagcagcagcagcaacaacaacaacaacagcagaacaGCGCTAACTCCATGATGCAACCGCAGCATGGAGGACACGGCCAGCAGGAACCTCTGCCCTCCCACTGCGTCTCCCCCATGTCCCAGGGAGGGCAGGGGGGTGTAACCAGCCAGTCTGTGCCTGATCCCCACCAG CAGGGCCGTCCCAGCTCAGTGTCCTCCCAGAGCAGCCAGCAGAGCATGAGGAGCTCGTCCTCCAACAAAcacatctcctcctccagtgCCACCCCGTCCTCCTCTTACTCCCTGCTCCAGCCCCTGGTGCCTGAG CCGAAGCACCAGGAGACCTTCTCTCTGGCTCCCCAGCGGCCCCTCACCACCATCAACCCCATCGGCCACTCCCTCCATCCGAACGGAGCGCCCACGCTCAAGCCTTCCCCTGTGCCCCGCACCATCCAGGCCATGCCCTGGGAGCAGCGCTCTCTCTACAATCAATGA
- the LOC119501622 gene encoding zinc finger protein 646-like isoform X5 — protein MYARTNTGSTHGDFQDRNGVNYVTSTESFGHCSQLFWKKDPNDSGPNSTISWCDQLPSSSAALSSSSLSSASLSSSSLTLESRATAPVPAAPTTTSDDMDSDERPYVCDLCTCAYKHASSLLNHKLTHKIGDFRCDFCSKPYTNYMSLRNHMRIHGQKRYMCDLCGKAFRLARYLRNHQRIHDDGPNRFDCPSCCKSYRTMLELAQHRCTAASSNQSGGRRSFSTNARRQQQQQQQQQQQQQQQQQQQQNSANSMMQPQHGGHGQQEPLPSHCVSPMSQGGQGGVTSQSVPDPHQQGRPSSVSSQSSQQSMRSSSSNKHISSSSATPSSSYSLLQPLVPEVKELSLGYTRLSANPMPKHQETFSLAPQRPLTTINPIGHSLHPNGAPTLKPSPVPRTIQAMPWEQRSLYNQ, from the exons ATGTACGCCAGGACAAATACCGGCAGCACACACGGAGACTTCCAGGACAGAAACGGAGTGAATTATGTGACATCGACAGAGTCTTTCGGCCACTGCTCTCAACTGTTCTGGAAAAAGGATCCGAACGACTCCGGA CCGAATTCAACCATCAGCTGGTGCGATCAGCTCCCTTCCTCCTCGGCAGCCCTCTCCAGTTCCAGTCTCTCCTCAGCGTCACTCTCCAGCTCCAGTCTCACCTTGGAGTCCCGAGCAACGGCGCCAGTGCCTGCGGCGCCAACGACGACGTCAGACGACATGGACTCAGACGAGAGGCCGTACGTCTGCGACCTGTGCACCTGCGCCTACAAGCACGCCAGTTCCCTGCTCAACCACAAGCTCACCCACAAGATTGGAGACTTCAG GTGCGACTTTTGCAGCAAGCCCTACACCAACTACATGTCCCTGCGCAACCACATGCGAATCCACGGTCAGAAGCGCTACATGTGCGACCTATGTGGGAAGGCCTTCCGTCTGGCCCGGTACCTCCGTAACCACCAGAGGATCCACGACGACGGGCCCAACCGCTTCGACTGTCCCTCCTGCTGCAAGAGCTACAGGACCATGCTGGAGCTGGCCCAGCACCGCTGCACCGCTGCTTCATCCAACCAG TCTGGTGGTCGTCGTTCTTTCTCCACCAATGCTCgccgtcagcagcagcagcagcagcagcagcagcagcagcagcagcaacaacaacaacaacagcagaacaGCGCTAACTCCATGATGCAACCGCAGCATGGAGGACACGGCCAGCAGGAACCTCTGCCCTCCCACTGCGTCTCCCCCATGTCCCAGGGAGGGCAGGGGGGTGTAACCAGCCAGTCTGTGCCTGATCCCCACCAG CAGGGCCGTCCCAGCTCAGTGTCCTCCCAGAGCAGCCAGCAGAGCATGAGGAGCTCGTCCTCCAACAAAcacatctcctcctccagtgCCACCCCGTCCTCCTCTTACTCCCTGCTCCAGCCCCTGGTGCCTGAGGTAAAGGAGCTGAGCTTGGGATACACTAGGCTGAGCGCCAACCCCATG CCGAAGCACCAGGAGACCTTCTCTCTGGCTCCCCAGCGGCCCCTCACCACCATCAACCCCATCGGCCACTCCCTCCATCCGAACGGAGCGCCCACGCTCAAGCCTTCCCCTGTGCCCCGCACCATCCAGGCCATGCCCTGGGAGCAGCGCTCTCTCTACAATCAATGA
- the LOC119501622 gene encoding zinc finger protein 646-like isoform X4: MYARTNTGSTHGDFQDRNGVNYVTSTESFGHCSQLFWKKDPNDSGPNSTISWCDQLPSSSAALSSSSLSSASLSSSSLTLESRATAPVPAAPTTTSDDMDSDERPYVCDLCTCAYKHASSLLNHKLTHKIGDFRCDFCSKPYTNYMSLRNHMRIHGQKRYMCDLCGKAFRLARYLRNHQRIHDDGPNRFDCPSCCKSYRTMLELAQHRCTAASSNQMSSKHRTSAKVQSGGRRSFSTNARRQQQQQQQQQQQQQQQQQQQQNSANSMMQPQHGGHGQQEPLPSHCVSPMSQGGQGGVTSQSVPDPHQQGRPSSVSSQSSQQSMRSSSSNKHISSSSATPSSSYSLLQPLVPEVKELSLGYTRLSANPMPKHQETFSLAPQRPLTTINPIGHSLHPNGAPTLKPSPVPRTIQAMPWEQRSLYNQ; this comes from the exons ATGTACGCCAGGACAAATACCGGCAGCACACACGGAGACTTCCAGGACAGAAACGGAGTGAATTATGTGACATCGACAGAGTCTTTCGGCCACTGCTCTCAACTGTTCTGGAAAAAGGATCCGAACGACTCCGGA CCGAATTCAACCATCAGCTGGTGCGATCAGCTCCCTTCCTCCTCGGCAGCCCTCTCCAGTTCCAGTCTCTCCTCAGCGTCACTCTCCAGCTCCAGTCTCACCTTGGAGTCCCGAGCAACGGCGCCAGTGCCTGCGGCGCCAACGACGACGTCAGACGACATGGACTCAGACGAGAGGCCGTACGTCTGCGACCTGTGCACCTGCGCCTACAAGCACGCCAGTTCCCTGCTCAACCACAAGCTCACCCACAAGATTGGAGACTTCAG GTGCGACTTTTGCAGCAAGCCCTACACCAACTACATGTCCCTGCGCAACCACATGCGAATCCACGGTCAGAAGCGCTACATGTGCGACCTATGTGGGAAGGCCTTCCGTCTGGCCCGGTACCTCCGTAACCACCAGAGGATCCACGACGACGGGCCCAACCGCTTCGACTGTCCCTCCTGCTGCAAGAGCTACAGGACCATGCTGGAGCTGGCCCAGCACCGCTGCACCGCTGCTTCATCCAACCAG atgtcaagcaaacatcggacttctgcaaaAGTCCAG TCTGGTGGTCGTCGTTCTTTCTCCACCAATGCTCgccgtcagcagcagcagcagcagcagcagcagcagcagcagcagcaacaacaacaacaacagcagaacaGCGCTAACTCCATGATGCAACCGCAGCATGGAGGACACGGCCAGCAGGAACCTCTGCCCTCCCACTGCGTCTCCCCCATGTCCCAGGGAGGGCAGGGGGGTGTAACCAGCCAGTCTGTGCCTGATCCCCACCAG CAGGGCCGTCCCAGCTCAGTGTCCTCCCAGAGCAGCCAGCAGAGCATGAGGAGCTCGTCCTCCAACAAAcacatctcctcctccagtgCCACCCCGTCCTCCTCTTACTCCCTGCTCCAGCCCCTGGTGCCTGAGGTAAAGGAGCTGAGCTTGGGATACACTAGGCTGAGCGCCAACCCCATG CCGAAGCACCAGGAGACCTTCTCTCTGGCTCCCCAGCGGCCCCTCACCACCATCAACCCCATCGGCCACTCCCTCCATCCGAACGGAGCGCCCACGCTCAAGCCTTCCCCTGTGCCCCGCACCATCCAGGCCATGCCCTGGGAGCAGCGCTCTCTCTACAATCAATGA
- the LOC119501622 gene encoding zinc finger protein 646-like isoform X1 yields the protein MYARTNTGSTHGDFQDRNGVNYVTSTESFGHCSQLFWKKDPNDSGPNSTISWCDQLPSSSAALSSSSLSSASLSSSSLTLESRATAPVPAAPTTTSDDMDSDERPYVCDLCTCAYKHASSLLNHKLTHKIGDFRCDFCSKPYTNYMSLRNHMRIHGQKRYMCDLCGKAFRLARYLRNHQRIHDDGPNRFDCPSCCKSYRTMLELAQHRCTAASSNQNRFNCPSCFKSYRTMLDLAQHQCSAAAKNQSGGRRSFSTNARRQQQQQQQQQQQQQQQQQQQQNSANSMMQPQHGGHGQQEPLPSHCVSPMSQGGQGGVTSQSVPDPHQQGRPSSVSSQSSQQSMRSSSSNKHISSSSATPSSSYSLLQPLVPEVKELSLGYTRLSANPMPKHQETFSLAPQRPLTTINPIGHSLHPNGAPTLKPSPVPRTIQAMPWEQRSLYNQ from the exons ATGTACGCCAGGACAAATACCGGCAGCACACACGGAGACTTCCAGGACAGAAACGGAGTGAATTATGTGACATCGACAGAGTCTTTCGGCCACTGCTCTCAACTGTTCTGGAAAAAGGATCCGAACGACTCCGGA CCGAATTCAACCATCAGCTGGTGCGATCAGCTCCCTTCCTCCTCGGCAGCCCTCTCCAGTTCCAGTCTCTCCTCAGCGTCACTCTCCAGCTCCAGTCTCACCTTGGAGTCCCGAGCAACGGCGCCAGTGCCTGCGGCGCCAACGACGACGTCAGACGACATGGACTCAGACGAGAGGCCGTACGTCTGCGACCTGTGCACCTGCGCCTACAAGCACGCCAGTTCCCTGCTCAACCACAAGCTCACCCACAAGATTGGAGACTTCAG GTGCGACTTTTGCAGCAAGCCCTACACCAACTACATGTCCCTGCGCAACCACATGCGAATCCACGGTCAGAAGCGCTACATGTGCGACCTATGTGGGAAGGCCTTCCGTCTGGCCCGGTACCTCCGTAACCACCAGAGGATCCACGACGACGGGCCCAACCGCTTCGACTGTCCCTCCTGCTGCAAGAGCTACAGGACCATGCTGGAGCTGGCCCAGCACCGCTGCACCGCTGCTTCATCCAACCAG AACCGGTTCAACTGCCCGTCCTGCTTTAAGAGCTACCGAACCATGCTGGACCTGGCCCAGCACCAGTGCAGCGCCGCGGCCAAAAACCAG TCTGGTGGTCGTCGTTCTTTCTCCACCAATGCTCgccgtcagcagcagcagcagcagcagcagcagcagcagcagcagcaacaacaacaacaacagcagaacaGCGCTAACTCCATGATGCAACCGCAGCATGGAGGACACGGCCAGCAGGAACCTCTGCCCTCCCACTGCGTCTCCCCCATGTCCCAGGGAGGGCAGGGGGGTGTAACCAGCCAGTCTGTGCCTGATCCCCACCAG CAGGGCCGTCCCAGCTCAGTGTCCTCCCAGAGCAGCCAGCAGAGCATGAGGAGCTCGTCCTCCAACAAAcacatctcctcctccagtgCCACCCCGTCCTCCTCTTACTCCCTGCTCCAGCCCCTGGTGCCTGAGGTAAAGGAGCTGAGCTTGGGATACACTAGGCTGAGCGCCAACCCCATG CCGAAGCACCAGGAGACCTTCTCTCTGGCTCCCCAGCGGCCCCTCACCACCATCAACCCCATCGGCCACTCCCTCCATCCGAACGGAGCGCCCACGCTCAAGCCTTCCCCTGTGCCCCGCACCATCCAGGCCATGCCCTGGGAGCAGCGCTCTCTCTACAATCAATGA